One genomic window of Roseateles sp. DAIF2 includes the following:
- a CDS encoding adenine phosphoribosyltransferase — MLQNPETGGRRRATIAAMQDALAFLKQQIRTVPDWPEPGVQFRDITPLLSNPRAFRVLIDQFVHRYFDQRPTAIAGLDARGFIIGSVLAYELNIGFVPIRKKGKLPFTTVQETYELEYGSATVEMHTDAVRAGDRVVLIDDLIATGGTMLAGAKLLQRLGAQVLEGAAIIDLPELGGSQRLRASGLPLFTLVDFDGH; from the coding sequence ATGCTCCAAAACCCTGAGACCGGCGGCCGCCGGCGCGCGACAATCGCGGCCATGCAAGACGCCCTCGCCTTCCTGAAACAGCAGATCCGCACCGTGCCGGACTGGCCCGAACCGGGCGTGCAGTTCCGCGACATCACGCCGCTGCTGTCCAACCCGCGCGCCTTCCGCGTGCTGATCGACCAGTTCGTGCACCGCTACTTCGACCAGCGCCCCACGGCCATCGCCGGCCTGGACGCGCGCGGCTTCATCATCGGGTCGGTGCTGGCCTACGAGCTGAACATCGGCTTCGTGCCGATCCGCAAGAAGGGCAAGCTGCCCTTCACGACGGTGCAGGAGACCTACGAGCTGGAGTACGGCAGCGCCACCGTCGAGATGCACACCGACGCGGTGCGGGCCGGCGACCGCGTCGTGCTGATCGACGACCTGATCGCCACCGGCGGCACCATGCTGGCCGGCGCCAAGCTGCTGCAGCGCCTGGGCGCCCAGGTGCTGGAGGGCGCGGCCATCATCGACCTGCCCGAGCTGGGCGGCTCCCAGCGCCTGCGCGCCAGCGGCCTGCCGCTGTTCACGCTGGTCGATTTCGACGGACATTGA